A single region of the Nitrosomonas sp. Is79A3 genome encodes:
- a CDS encoding membrane protein: MDEFVFARVLHVLGVVLWISGVAMVTTVLLPTLARMQSPAEAVEFFVRFRQRFAAQARVSTLIVGLSGFYMVYVLDAWQRFTQWQYWWMHTMVLIWLLFSVMLFVMEPRGRRQQATAPVQTNVSAETFVKIQRKHLFLLILSLITIAGAVAGSHGWLIAGS; this comes from the coding sequence ATGGATGAGTTTGTTTTTGCCAGAGTATTGCATGTTCTGGGCGTGGTGCTTTGGATCAGCGGTGTCGCTATGGTGACTACCGTACTGTTGCCGACTCTGGCGCGCATGCAATCACCTGCGGAAGCGGTGGAATTTTTTGTTCGATTCAGACAACGATTTGCCGCACAAGCCCGTGTTTCCACATTAATCGTTGGTCTGAGCGGTTTTTACATGGTGTATGTACTGGATGCCTGGCAGCGTTTCACGCAATGGCAATATTGGTGGATGCACACGATGGTTTTGATCTGGTTGTTGTTTAGCGTGATGTTGTTTGTCATGGAACCGCGTGGTCGGCGTCAGCAAGCTACTGCGCCGGTGCAAACAAATGTTTCGGCAGAAACATTTGTTAAAATTCAGCGTAAGCATCTGTTTTTATTAATTCTGAGCTTGATCACCATTGCCGGTGCCGTGGCAGGCAGTCATGGCTGGTTGATTGCCGGG